In the bacterium genome, one interval contains:
- a CDS encoding NAD(P)/FAD-dependent oxidoreductase gives MTSTYEAAIVGGGPAGLTAAIHLAWHRRKVIVIDRRSGPLFFTLERLYNVPGMPAVRGIDLQKQLRAQAEELGVEVMRANVVSVSGEAGGFQLRGENGEEWSAETVLLATGVARYHPTIDGDYRPCFKYAGKGNLFYCPDCEAPEIRDKKTVVIGVGSADGAAGMALGLSRYTDDLSVLVTGDRSLSSERAVQLEEKSIAIEVAEIIEMIGKGRRLEGLRIRDQQQNERKLDAEAFFVSSPAVGRTDLAQQLGVEMAATQNHAQPRSQRGDTNVEGVWIAGDLRPMTQQVAVAMGTGNIAAVMIDQYLRRKEVLPSS, from the coding sequence ATGACGAGTACCTACGAAGCAGCGATCGTCGGGGGTGGTCCGGCGGGTTTGACGGCAGCTATCCACTTGGCGTGGCACCGGCGCAAGGTCATTGTGATCGATCGGCGCAGCGGACCGTTGTTCTTCACTCTCGAGAGGCTCTACAACGTGCCGGGAATGCCGGCGGTGCGAGGGATCGATCTCCAAAAGCAGCTGAGGGCACAGGCCGAGGAGCTCGGAGTCGAAGTGATGCGCGCCAATGTGGTTTCGGTGTCCGGGGAGGCCGGCGGGTTCCAGCTGCGGGGGGAAAACGGCGAGGAATGGTCGGCCGAGACCGTGCTGCTGGCGACCGGGGTGGCGAGATACCATCCCACGATCGACGGCGATTACCGGCCCTGTTTCAAGTACGCAGGCAAGGGCAACCTCTTCTATTGCCCCGACTGTGAAGCACCCGAGATTCGGGACAAGAAGACCGTAGTCATTGGTGTCGGCTCGGCCGATGGTGCCGCGGGCATGGCTCTGGGGTTGTCTCGCTACACCGACGATCTCTCGGTGCTGGTCACCGGCGATCGCTCTCTGTCGAGCGAGCGGGCAGTGCAACTGGAGGAAAAGAGCATCGCCATCGAGGTGGCCGAGATCATCGAGATGATCGGCAAAGGGCGCCGTCTCGAAGGACTTCGAATCCGAGACCAGCAGCAGAACGAGCGCAAGCTAGACGCCGAGGCGTTCTTTGTTTCGAGTCCGGCCGTCGGCAGGACCGACCTGGCGCAGCAGCTCGGCGTCGAGATGGCGGCGACACAGAACCACGCGCAGCCACGTTCGCAGCGAGGCGACACCAACGTCGAGGGAGTTTGGATCGCCGGCGACTTGAGGCCGATGACTCAACAGGTCGCCGTCGCGATGGGAACGGGCAACATCGCGGCCGTGATGATCGATCAGTATCTGCGCCGTAAAGAGGTTCTGCCCTCATCCTGA
- a CDS encoding acyl-CoA thioesterase encodes MSAARFAQTFHVRWADLDPNRHMRNTAYLDYATEVRFAYLAENGFPQARFAEDNFGPVIFREEIRS; translated from the coding sequence ATGAGCGCTGCACGCTTCGCCCAGACCTTCCACGTTCGGTGGGCCGATCTCGACCCCAACCGGCATATGCGCAACACTGCCTATCTCGACTATGCGACCGAGGTTCGCTTCGCCTACCTAGCCGAGAATGGCTTTCCGCAGGCCCGGTTCGCCGAGGACAACTTCGGGCCGGTCATCTTCCGCGAGGAGATTCGTTCATGA
- a CDS encoding DUF885 domain-containing protein, producing the protein MRQAKTPFGLLVAGLVAGCVVLAAASPAMAQVSEAARLHDLFDREWEFRLESSPLFATSVGRHEWNHLLPDVSPAALERQMDATRAFLAELETIDRSTLARMDQVNYDIFRRQLELRIASHAFHEYQIPINADSGFHSGFARLGKNVPLAAVEDYDNYIARLRRFASYMQQQIENMRAGLASGRTLPRVVLQGIEGTISSHIVDRVEDSVFWEPFTRFPSTLEQQDRVRLGASGGKAIRESVVPAYAAFLEFMTDEYIPGSRDSLGASELPSGSDYYQYTIRNFTTLDLTAAEIHEIGRSEVERIRAEMDEIIEAVEFGGSFEEFLTFLRTDPRFYVDSPEALLKEAAWISKRMDGKLPALFKTLPRLSYTVEPVPDYLAPKYTTGRYVSPPLGSVEPGRYWVNTYDLKSRPLYNLEALSLHEAVPGHHFQVSLNRELESLPEFRRFSYISAFGEGWGLYSEWLGLEAGFYTDPYSNFGRLTYEMWRACRLVVDTGIHAMGWTRQQVMDFLASNTALPLHEVETETDRYISWPGQALSYKLGELRIKELRRRAEERLGKGFDVREFHDAVLLSGSVPLPVLEENIERYIESKAMTMAPLG; encoded by the coding sequence ATGAGACAGGCGAAGACCCCTTTCGGACTTCTGGTCGCCGGCCTGGTGGCGGGCTGCGTGGTCCTGGCGGCGGCGTCGCCGGCGATGGCCCAAGTGTCGGAGGCCGCCCGCCTTCATGACCTGTTCGACCGCGAGTGGGAGTTTCGACTCGAGTCGAGCCCACTGTTCGCGACCAGCGTCGGCCGGCACGAGTGGAACCACCTCCTTCCCGACGTATCACCCGCTGCGCTCGAACGGCAGATGGACGCGACCCGGGCGTTCCTCGCCGAGCTGGAGACAATCGATCGCTCGACGCTCGCGCGAATGGATCAGGTCAACTACGACATCTTTAGACGGCAACTCGAGCTGCGAATCGCCAGCCACGCGTTTCACGAGTACCAGATCCCGATCAATGCCGATTCGGGTTTTCACAGCGGCTTCGCTCGCCTGGGCAAGAACGTGCCGCTTGCCGCGGTCGAGGACTACGACAACTACATCGCGCGGCTCAGGCGTTTCGCCAGCTACATGCAGCAGCAGATCGAGAACATGCGAGCGGGTCTGGCAAGCGGTCGAACCCTACCCAGGGTGGTCCTGCAGGGGATCGAAGGCACGATCTCGTCGCACATTGTCGACCGCGTCGAGGACAGCGTTTTCTGGGAGCCGTTCACGCGGTTCCCGAGCACCTTAGAGCAACAAGATCGCGTTCGACTCGGCGCTTCGGGCGGCAAGGCGATCCGCGAGAGCGTGGTGCCGGCGTACGCGGCGTTTCTCGAGTTCATGACCGACGAATACATTCCCGGATCAAGAGACTCGTTGGGTGCTTCCGAGCTTCCTTCCGGATCCGATTACTATCAGTACACGATCCGGAACTTCACGACGCTGGATTTGACGGCGGCCGAGATCCACGAGATCGGCAGGTCCGAAGTCGAGCGAATCCGTGCCGAGATGGATGAGATCATCGAAGCCGTCGAGTTCGGAGGCAGCTTCGAGGAGTTCCTGACTTTCCTGCGCACCGATCCGCGTTTCTATGTCGACTCGCCCGAGGCCTTGCTCAAGGAAGCCGCCTGGATCTCGAAGCGCATGGACGGCAAGCTTCCGGCGCTCTTCAAGACCCTGCCGCGCCTTTCGTACACCGTGGAGCCGGTCCCCGACTATCTAGCACCCAAGTACACGACCGGTCGCTATGTCAGCCCGCCGCTGGGCAGCGTCGAACCGGGCCGCTATTGGGTCAACACCTACGATCTCAAATCGAGGCCGCTCTACAACCTGGAGGCGCTGTCGCTTCACGAGGCGGTACCCGGACACCATTTCCAGGTGTCGCTCAACCGGGAGCTCGAGAGCCTGCCCGAGTTCCGTCGCTTTTCGTACATTTCGGCCTTTGGTGAGGGCTGGGGCCTCTACTCGGAGTGGCTTGGGCTCGAGGCCGGCTTCTACACCGATCCGTACTCGAACTTCGGACGGCTGACCTACGAGATGTGGAGAGCGTGCCGGCTGGTGGTCGACACCGGCATTCACGCCATGGGCTGGACGCGCCAGCAGGTGATGGACTTCCTGGCGTCCAACACCGCCCTGCCGCTGCACGAGGTCGAGACCGAGACGGACCGCTACATCTCCTGGCCCGGGCAGGCGCTCTCGTACAAGCTCGGCGAGCTCAGGATCAAGGAGCTGCGCAGGCGAGCCGAAGAGCGGCTCGGTAAGGGTTTCGACGTGCGCGAGTTCCACGACGCCGTGCTCCTGAGCGGCTCGGTGCCGCTGCCGGTGCTCGAGGAGAACATCGAGCGCTACATCGAGTCGAAGGCGATGACCATGGCGCCATTGGGCTAG
- a CDS encoding glycosyl hydrolase has translation MKRLALVFVVLATLAAGEGVAAKKKADKVESEPKALLNEDLLAGLPLRAIGPALASGRISDIGVHPEHSSTWYVAAASGGVWRTENAGITWAPIFDDQGSYSIGCITLDPNDPKVVWVGTGENNSQRSVSYGDGIYKSVDGGVSWKNMGLAESEHIGRIVIDPRDSNVVYVAAQGPLWRAGGDRGLYKTLDGGENWKKVLEISEHTGVNEVWIDSRNPDVLYASSYQRRRRVWTLINGGPESTIFKSSDAGETWRKIDKGLPEEDKGKIGLAVSPADPDVLYAIVEALDEKGGFFRSTDGGSSWEKQSDYTSRSPQYYNELIPDPLHVDRVYSNDTWLHVTENGGKSFEKVPELAKHVDNHALWIDPDDTDHLVAGCDGGVYETWDRGRAWEFKANLPITQFYKIAIDNASPFYNVYGGTQDNSTLGGPSRNTSEHGITNRDWYVTRGGDGFDPAVDPENPEIVYSQAQYGNLIRLDKRSWEQTDIQPQTEPGEDPPRWNWDSAFRISPHSATRLYFGSQRLYRSDDRGDSWRPVSPDLTRNLDRNQLEVMGQVWGVDTVAKNKSTSFYGNIVSVSESPLVEDLLYVGTDDGLIQVSEDGGANWRKVDSFPGVPDMSYVSDLEASLHDPDTVFAALEDHKSGDFKPYLLKSTDRGRTWRSITGNLPEKGLIYTVAQDQEVADLLFAGTEFAVYASVDGGENWVKIGGLPVISVRDLEIQRRENDLVVGTFGRGFFILDDYSPLRQMSEESLAAEVILFPTRRTWMFQKTFELGYNNVAFLGDSFYSAPNPPLGAVFTYYLKEGLKSPKEARQEEEKKKREAGKALVYPSWEKLRAEDRAEDPVIVLTVRDADGYVVRHLTGPAKKGIHRIAWDLRYPSPEPTRLEPGEKNAFSTDPMGPMVVPGTYSVSLSKWQDNRLVELAAGQAFETVPTGAAQLAAADRTELLAFQTKLARLQRAILGANRVIEETEQRIKHLRRAALDTPNGNPEWLSRLEVAETAVDELKTELQGDETVSSRSEPAPPSITGRVERAASRSWTSSSAPTATQLRAYEIAAEAFAPVLTDLRGLVEDELEVLESEMEAAGAPWTPGRIPSWQPE, from the coding sequence ATGAAGCGCTTGGCCCTGGTTTTTGTCGTACTGGCGACGCTGGCCGCAGGCGAGGGTGTAGCCGCTAAGAAAAAGGCGGACAAAGTCGAGTCCGAACCGAAGGCCCTACTCAACGAAGATCTGCTGGCCGGGCTGCCACTGCGGGCGATCGGGCCGGCGCTCGCGTCGGGTCGCATCAGTGATATCGGCGTTCATCCGGAGCACTCGAGCACGTGGTACGTGGCTGCCGCTTCCGGGGGCGTCTGGAGAACGGAGAATGCGGGCATCACGTGGGCTCCTATCTTTGACGACCAGGGCTCCTATTCGATCGGCTGTATCACCCTCGACCCGAACGATCCAAAGGTTGTCTGGGTGGGAACCGGTGAGAACAACTCGCAGCGATCGGTGTCCTACGGCGATGGCATCTACAAGTCCGTCGACGGCGGTGTGAGCTGGAAGAATATGGGCCTGGCCGAGTCGGAGCACATCGGCCGGATCGTGATTGACCCGCGAGACTCGAACGTCGTCTACGTGGCCGCCCAGGGACCCCTCTGGCGAGCGGGTGGCGATCGCGGCCTCTACAAGACCTTGGATGGTGGCGAGAACTGGAAGAAGGTGCTCGAGATCAGCGAGCACACCGGCGTCAACGAAGTCTGGATCGATTCCCGCAATCCGGATGTTCTCTACGCCTCTTCGTATCAGCGTCGCCGGCGTGTCTGGACGTTGATCAACGGCGGCCCCGAGTCGACCATCTTCAAATCAAGCGATGCCGGCGAGACCTGGCGGAAGATCGACAAGGGTTTGCCGGAGGAGGACAAGGGCAAGATCGGACTGGCGGTATCACCAGCAGACCCAGACGTCCTCTACGCGATCGTGGAAGCGCTGGACGAGAAGGGCGGCTTCTTCCGATCGACGGACGGTGGATCCAGCTGGGAGAAGCAGTCCGACTACACGTCGAGAAGCCCGCAGTACTACAACGAGCTCATCCCCGATCCGCTGCACGTCGACCGCGTCTATTCGAACGATACCTGGCTGCATGTGACCGAAAACGGTGGCAAGTCGTTCGAGAAGGTTCCCGAGCTCGCCAAACATGTCGACAACCACGCCCTCTGGATCGATCCGGACGATACCGACCATCTGGTCGCGGGTTGTGATGGCGGTGTTTACGAGACCTGGGATCGCGGTCGAGCCTGGGAGTTCAAAGCCAACCTGCCGATCACCCAGTTCTACAAGATCGCGATCGACAACGCTTCGCCGTTTTACAACGTCTACGGTGGCACCCAGGACAACTCGACCCTGGGCGGTCCGTCCCGGAATACATCCGAGCACGGCATCACCAATCGGGACTGGTACGTGACCCGAGGTGGCGACGGCTTTGATCCTGCTGTCGATCCCGAGAACCCGGAGATAGTCTATTCGCAGGCGCAGTACGGCAACCTGATACGCCTGGACAAGAGGAGCTGGGAGCAGACCGACATCCAGCCCCAGACCGAGCCCGGTGAGGACCCGCCGCGCTGGAACTGGGACTCGGCGTTTCGGATCTCGCCGCACTCAGCGACGCGGCTCTATTTTGGGTCTCAGCGCCTCTATCGATCCGATGACCGCGGCGATTCCTGGCGCCCGGTGAGTCCCGATCTCACGCGCAACCTGGACCGCAACCAGCTCGAGGTCATGGGGCAGGTCTGGGGGGTGGACACCGTTGCCAAGAACAAGTCGACGTCGTTCTACGGCAATATCGTTTCGGTGTCCGAGTCGCCGTTGGTCGAGGACCTTCTCTACGTCGGTACCGACGACGGCTTGATTCAAGTCTCCGAAGACGGCGGTGCGAACTGGCGCAAGGTCGATTCGTTTCCGGGCGTGCCCGACATGTCCTATGTGAGCGACCTCGAGGCTTCGCTCCACGATCCCGATACGGTGTTTGCGGCTCTGGAAGACCACAAGTCGGGCGACTTCAAGCCATATTTGCTGAAGTCGACGGATCGCGGGCGCACCTGGCGCTCGATCACCGGGAATCTGCCCGAGAAGGGGCTGATCTACACGGTCGCTCAGGACCAGGAGGTAGCCGACCTGCTCTTTGCCGGAACCGAGTTCGCCGTCTACGCGAGTGTCGACGGCGGTGAAAACTGGGTAAAGATCGGCGGGCTGCCGGTCATTTCCGTGCGTGACCTCGAGATTCAGCGGCGGGAGAACGACCTAGTCGTCGGCACGTTCGGGCGAGGCTTCTTCATTCTCGACGACTACTCGCCACTGCGGCAGATGAGCGAGGAGTCGCTGGCCGCCGAGGTGATTCTCTTTCCGACGCGTCGTACCTGGATGTTCCAGAAAACCTTCGAGCTCGGCTATAACAACGTCGCCTTCCTGGGAGACTCTTTCTACTCGGCGCCGAATCCGCCTTTGGGAGCGGTCTTCACCTACTACTTGAAAGAGGGGCTCAAGTCGCCCAAGGAGGCTCGTCAAGAAGAGGAGAAGAAAAAGCGTGAAGCAGGCAAAGCGCTCGTCTATCCGAGTTGGGAGAAGCTGCGCGCCGAGGATCGCGCCGAGGATCCGGTCATCGTGCTGACGGTGCGCGACGCCGACGGATACGTGGTTCGACACCTCACCGGCCCTGCCAAGAAAGGGATTCATCGGATTGCCTGGGATCTGCGCTATCCCTCGCCGGAGCCCACGCGCCTCGAGCCGGGAGAGAAGAACGCCTTCTCCACAGACCCGATGGGGCCGATGGTCGTGCCCGGCACCTACTCGGTCTCGCTTTCGAAGTGGCAGGACAACCGGCTCGTCGAGCTCGCGGCGGGGCAGGCGTTCGAGACCGTGCCGACAGGAGCGGCGCAGCTCGCGGCGGCGGATCGCACCGAGCTGCTCGCGTTTCAAACCAAGCTGGCGCGGCTGCAGCGGGCGATCTTGGGCGCCAACCGGGTCATCGAAGAGACGGAGCAGCGGATCAAACATCTCCGGCGAGCGGCGCTCGACACTCCCAACGGGAATCCCGAATGGCTGTCCCGCCTCGAAGTGGCGGAGACTGCCGTCGATGAGTTGAAGACCGAGCTACAGGGTGATGAAACGGTCTCCAGCCGCAGCGAGCCGGCCCCACCATCGATCACAGGTCGTGTCGAAAGAGCGGCGTCGCGGAGCTGGACGTCGAGCTCGGCGCCCACCGCGACCCAGTTGCGCGCGTATGAGATCGCGGCCGAGGCGTTTGCGCCCGTGCTGACCGATCTGCGCGGGCTGGTCGAAGACGAGCTCGAGGTCCTGGAGTCGGAAATGGAAGCGGCCGGCGCGCCGTGGACGCCGGGCAGGATTCCGAGCTGGCAACCCGAGTAA
- a CDS encoding indolepyruvate oxidoreductase subunit beta, translated as MKQDIALAGVGGQGVVSLGLVLATCARAEGLQVKMAEVHGMAQRGGSVHATLRISDEPIHGALIPRGDADLVLATEPLEALRYADELAPGGRLLTAADPHENIPDYPNLEDLLERLHSIPGAVVIEARRLASEAGTAKAANVVMAGAVSALLPISVETFEAQIRRVFKAKGQRIVDTNLKAFHMGREAARCATV; from the coding sequence ATGAAACAAGATATCGCGCTGGCGGGAGTCGGGGGCCAGGGCGTGGTCTCGTTGGGCTTGGTGCTGGCTACCTGTGCCCGCGCCGAGGGACTTCAGGTCAAGATGGCCGAGGTCCATGGCATGGCGCAACGCGGAGGCTCGGTGCACGCGACCCTTCGCATCAGCGACGAGCCGATTCACGGCGCCCTGATTCCACGAGGTGATGCCGACTTGGTGCTCGCAACCGAGCCTCTCGAGGCACTCCGTTATGCCGACGAACTGGCTCCCGGCGGGAGGCTCCTCACCGCCGCCGATCCCCATGAGAACATTCCCGACTATCCCAATCTGGAAGATCTCCTCGAACGCTTGCACTCGATCCCCGGCGCCGTTGTCATCGAGGCGCGCCGGCTGGCCAGTGAGGCGGGCACGGCCAAGGCGGCCAACGTGGTGATGGCGGGTGCCGTTTCAGCATTGCTACCCATCAGCGTCGAGACCTTCGAGGCCCAGATTCGCAGAGTCTTCAAGGCCAAGGGCCAGCGGATCGTGGACACCAACCTCAAGGCGTTCCACATGGGGCGCGAGGCGGCCCGGTGCGCGACCGTCTAG
- a CDS encoding CBS domain-containing protein → MSSVEVLAMKNLVIAHPDDKVLEAVERMTRRRVGAILVVEDDKLVGIFSERDVLQRVVARERDPRTTRLGEVCTREPLAVRRDSHVKECVNLVKRHGIRHVPLVDDEGRAVGILSSRDFLSYVINELEELIEKASVDLRREELTDPYSLIGD, encoded by the coding sequence ATGAGCTCGGTCGAAGTCCTAGCGATGAAGAACCTGGTGATTGCTCATCCGGACGACAAGGTGTTGGAAGCGGTCGAGCGCATGACGCGCCGCAGGGTCGGCGCCATCCTGGTGGTTGAAGACGACAAGTTGGTCGGGATCTTCTCCGAGCGCGATGTCCTGCAACGAGTCGTCGCCCGCGAGCGCGATCCGAGAACAACCCGGCTCGGCGAGGTCTGCACGCGCGAGCCGTTGGCCGTGCGCCGGGATTCACACGTCAAAGAGTGTGTAAATCTCGTCAAGCGGCACGGGATTCGGCATGTGCCGCTCGTCGACGATGAGGGACGAGCCGTCGGGATCTTGTCCTCTCGCGATTTCTTGAGCTATGTCATCAATGAGCTCGAAGAGCTGATCGAGAAAGCCAGCGTCGACTTGCGTCGCGAAGAGCTCACCGACCCCTACAGTCTTATCGGCGACTAA
- a CDS encoding indolepyruvate ferredoxin oxidoreductase, with product MGDEAVALGAVHAGLTAAYAYPGTPSTEAFEFLLRYADRHGHPVASWCANEKTAYEQALGVSMVSRRSLVVMKHVGLNVAADPFINSAIVSVHGGLVLAIADDPGMHSSQNEQDSRFYADFARIVCFEPANQQEAYEMTREAFEVSERFEIPVMVRLVTRLAHSRSIVEAHQGEAERPLDKARDPASWTLLPAHARGLWRRLLDTQSEMLSLSEESPFNPLELSDDDRGLGIITTGIARGYLRQNLSDLDYTPSLLHLGVYPIPVSKVRVLAEKCDRILVLEEGYPLVERQLRGLLPTLLPISGKETGELPLDGELTPESVRRSLGLPTRAQVQIAADLPARPPQLCPGCPHRDSYDALREALGGYELSIVNADIGCYTLGAAPPYQAIESCVCMGAAVGMAKGAADAGLFPVVAVIGDSTFLHSGVTPLMDAVAADTDMTLMILDNEAVGMTGAQHTVLASSRLEPLVLGLGVDPDHCHVVEARPNKVNELTAVLRRELEHRGLSVVIPVRECIEHVRRRKAEAKRS from the coding sequence ATGGGAGACGAGGCCGTGGCCCTCGGGGCCGTGCACGCCGGGCTCACCGCAGCCTACGCCTACCCCGGCACGCCATCGACCGAGGCCTTCGAGTTTCTTCTTCGCTACGCCGATCGTCACGGTCATCCGGTGGCCTCCTGGTGCGCGAATGAAAAGACCGCTTATGAGCAGGCCCTCGGTGTCTCGATGGTCAGCAGGCGCTCCCTGGTAGTGATGAAACATGTCGGCTTGAACGTCGCGGCCGATCCCTTCATCAATTCGGCGATCGTCTCCGTGCATGGTGGTCTGGTGCTGGCGATTGCCGACGACCCCGGTATGCACAGCTCCCAGAACGAGCAAGACAGCCGGTTCTACGCGGACTTCGCCCGGATCGTCTGTTTTGAGCCGGCGAATCAACAGGAGGCCTACGAAATGACCCGCGAGGCCTTCGAGGTCTCCGAGCGCTTCGAAATCCCGGTCATGGTGCGTCTGGTAACCCGGCTGGCTCACAGCCGCTCGATCGTGGAGGCTCATCAGGGCGAAGCGGAGAGACCGCTGGACAAGGCTCGTGACCCCGCCTCATGGACCTTGCTGCCGGCTCATGCGCGAGGCCTCTGGCGCCGGCTTCTTGATACTCAGTCCGAGATGCTGAGCCTGTCCGAGGAGTCTCCGTTCAACCCCCTCGAGCTTTCCGACGACGACCGAGGCCTGGGCATCATCACCACCGGTATCGCGCGTGGCTACCTCCGGCAAAACCTGAGCGACCTCGACTACACACCGTCATTGCTGCACCTCGGTGTGTACCCGATCCCGGTCTCCAAGGTCCGCGTCCTCGCGGAGAAATGCGACCGTATTCTGGTTCTGGAGGAGGGCTATCCCCTGGTAGAGCGCCAACTGCGTGGCTTGTTGCCGACGTTGCTTCCGATCTCCGGCAAAGAAACCGGTGAGCTGCCGCTCGATGGCGAGCTCACGCCCGAGTCGGTTCGGCGCTCGCTCGGGCTACCCACACGAGCCCAGGTACAGATCGCTGCCGACCTGCCGGCGCGTCCACCCCAATTGTGTCCGGGCTGTCCGCATCGCGATTCCTACGACGCCCTGCGCGAAGCACTCGGCGGCTACGAGCTTTCGATCGTCAATGCGGACATCGGCTGCTACACGCTCGGAGCGGCACCCCCCTATCAAGCCATCGAGTCCTGCGTATGCATGGGCGCGGCGGTGGGCATGGCCAAGGGTGCGGCGGACGCCGGCCTGTTTCCAGTGGTAGCGGTCATCGGCGACTCGACGTTTCTCCATTCGGGAGTGACGCCTCTCATGGACGCCGTTGCCGCCGACACCGATATGACTCTCATGATCCTTGACAACGAAGCTGTCGGCATGACCGGTGCCCAGCACACGGTGCTCGCGTCCTCGAGGCTCGAACCTCTGGTCCTCGGCCTGGGTGTCGATCCCGACCACTGTCACGTGGTCGAAGCGCGCCCCAACAAAGTGAACGAACTCACCGCCGTTCTGCGCCGTGAGCTGGAGCACCGTGGGCTCTCGGTAGTGATCCCGGTTCGCGAATGCATCGAGCACGTGCGCAGACGTAAGGCGGAGGCAAAAAGATCATGA
- a CDS encoding winged helix-turn-helix transcriptional regulator encodes MTQTSNSQAACCSDLEDLFPSGFFKALGDRNRIALMARLATCCDSKTVSELSDCCPTDLSVVSRHLATLREAGIVESQKRGREVFYRLRYDQVASSLRRMADAIEECCAGPGEWRPAPEANGGSE; translated from the coding sequence ATGACGCAAACAAGCAATAGTCAGGCGGCATGCTGTTCGGACCTCGAAGACCTGTTTCCATCGGGTTTTTTCAAGGCACTCGGAGATCGCAATCGGATCGCGTTGATGGCGCGACTGGCGACCTGCTGTGACTCGAAGACGGTGTCGGAGCTCTCCGACTGCTGCCCGACCGATCTCTCGGTCGTGTCCCGGCATCTCGCGACCCTGCGCGAGGCTGGCATTGTCGAATCCCAGAAACGTGGGCGCGAGGTCTTCTACCGATTGCGCTATGACCAGGTGGCGAGCTCGCTGCGCCGAATGGCGGATGCCATCGAGGAGTGTTGTGCGGGGCCGGGCGAATGGCGACCCGCCCCGGAGGCTAACGGAGGTTCCGAATGA